In Hyphomicrobiales bacterium, the sequence CGACCGCACCGTCTCGCGATTGATCGAGATGCGCTCGGAAGAGTATCTGGGCATGCCGCACGGCCGGCCGGACTCGGCGGCGAGCGGCGATACGACCGGGCTGGTCGAGACGTGAGTTTCGTCGTCGGCAAGAAAGTGGAGGCCATCCCGGGCAAGCTGCGCAGCAGCGCCGACCTCGGGTCTATGCCTGAACCTTCCTCGGCAGCGCTCCGGCACGGATCCCGGGTCAAGCCGGGGATGACGGCGCGGTTCCGTGTGAACACGCGACACGGGAAACGCTGAGCCATGCCGCAGCGCGAGCCGAGCGAAACCCGCATCCTGACGGTCGCCAGCGAGCATCTGCGCAAGTTCGGGCTGAAGCGCTTCACCGTTGTCGCGGTGGCGGAAGAGGCGGGCATGACGCACGCCAATGTCTACCGCTATTTCCCGTCGCGCGTGGCGCTCGTCGATGCCGTCGTCGACGTCTGGCTCAAGGCGACCGAGCGCAGGCTCGCCGACGTGGCCGATGGCCCGGACCCCGCGGACGACAAGCTCGAACGGCTGATCCTGGCGCTGGCCAAGGCCAATCGCGACCTTCTTCGCGAGGAGCCGCA encodes:
- a CDS encoding hypothetical protein (Evidence 5 : Unknown function) — protein: MSFVVGKKVEAIPGKLRSSADLGSMPEPSSAALRHGSRVKPGMTARFRVNTRHGKR
- a CDS encoding TetR family transcriptional regulator; protein product: MPQREPSETRILTVASEHLRKFGLKRFTVVAVAEEAGMTHANVYRYFPSRVALVDAVVDVWLKATERRLADVADGPDPADDKLERLILALAKANRDLLREEPHLFAALSLAVAKRHAISRRNRTRVRTLFERVVDEGIATGVFEPRDRERAVAFVIDATHRFIHPASLALEADVPQASVDLRLSTLIRVILRVLGSGIV